The Stigmatella aurantiaca DW4/3-1 genome contains the following window.
CGTGACTTGGCTGCGGAATGCCTCCGTTCCACAGAGACGGTCAGGAGTGGGGACATGAGAAAAAAGGCTGAGGGATGGACACGCTGGATGCTGGGAATCGCTCTGGGATTGTGGCTGGCCTTGGGCTGGGCCGAGGCGGGGGCGGATGAGGGGAAATCGCGCCTGGCCGCAGGGGGCTCTCATTCCTTGGCCATTCGCCCCGATGGCACGGTTTGGGCCGCGGGGAGCAACACCTCGGGCCAACTGGGGGATGGCACCACCAGCGAGCGCCGTGTGCCTGCGCAGGTGGTGGGGCTGAGCGATGCGGTGCTGGTGGCAGCAGGCTCTTCCCACTCGCTGGCAATACGCTCGGACGGAACAGCGTGGGCTTGGGGCCATAACGGTTCGGGTGAGCTGGGAGATGGCACCACGTTTCGTCGCACGAGACCTGTTCAGGTGACAGGACTGAGCGAGGCCGAGGCCGTGGCCGCGGGCGATGGCCATTCGCTGGTGGTGCGTTCGGACGGAACGGTGTGGGCCTGGGGCTGGAACAGCGATGGCCAACTGGGGGATGGCACCACCCGCGAGCGCCATGTGCCGGTGCAGGTGGCCGGGTTGAGCGGGGGCGTCAAGGTGGCCGCGGGCGATGGCCATTCGTTGGCCGTGTGCCTGGATGGAACGGTGTGGGCCTGGGGGAGGAACGACTCTGGCCAGTTGGGGGACGGCACCACCGTGCAGCGCTCCGCACCGGTGCAAGTAGCCGGGCTGAGCGGGGTGGTGGCGGTGGCGGCGGGTTCTTCGCACTCGCTGGCGGTGCGCTCGGATGGAACGGTGTGGGCCTGGGGGAGGAACAGTGATGGCCAACTGGGGGATGGCACCACCAGCGCTCGCCTCACGCCGGTGCAGGTGACTGGGCTGAGCGGGGGAGTGGCGGTGGCGGCGGGCATGTTCCACTCGTTGGCGGTGCGCTCGGATGGAACGGTGTGGGCTTGGGGCCAAAACACCCGTGGTCAGCTTGGAGACGGATCGATGACGGCTTCTTTGACGCCCGTGCAGGCGATAGGGCTGAGCGAGGGGGAAGCGGTGGCCGCGGGCGAGACGCACTCATTGGTGGCGCGCTCGGACGGAACGGTGTGGGCCTGGGGAAACAACATCGAGGGCCAGCGTGGGGATGGGAGTGCGAAAACCAGCACCGCTCCCGTGCAGGTGACAGCACTGAGCGGCGGGTTCACGGTGGCGGCGGGCAAGGCCCATGCGCTGGCGGTGCGTTCGGACGGAACGGTGTGGGCCTGGGGGCAGAACCTCTTTGGCCAGTTGGGAGACGGCACCCGGATGCAGCGCACGGCACCGGTGCAGGTGACCGGGCTGAGCGGGGGGGTGGCGGTGGCGGCGGGCGATGACCATTCGTTGGGGCTGTGTCTGGACGGAACGGTATGGGCCTGGGGCCAGAACACCTCTGGCCAACTGGGGGACGGCACCACGGCCCAGCGCCCCGCACCGGTACAGGTGACCGAGCTGAGCGGGGTGGTGGCGGTGGCGGCGGGGACTTCGCATTCGCTGGCGGTGAGTTCGGATGGAACGGTGTGGGCTTGGGGGAGCAATGCCTCGGGTCAGCTGGGGGATGGCACCACCCGTGCCCGCCTGACGCCGGTGCAGGTGGCCGGGCTGAGCGGGGTGGTGGCAGTGGCGGCGGGCTATTTCCACTCGCTGGCGGTGCGCTCGGATGGAACGGTGTGGGCCTGGGGGAACAACTCCTTTTTCCAACTGGGAGATGGCACCAACACGCAGCGCCCCACGCCGGTGCGGGTGCCAGGACTGAGCGGAGGGGTGGCGGCGGCGGCGGGCTATTTCCACTCGCTGGTGCTGCGCTCGGATGGAACGGTGTGGGGCTGGGGAAACAACGCCTATGGCCAGCTGGGGAATGGCACGGCCAACGCGAGCTTTTCACCGGTGCAGGTGACCGGGCTGAGCGGAGGGGTGGCGGTGGCGGCGGGCGATTTCCAATCGCTGGCGGTGCGCTCGGACGGAACGGTGAGGGCCTGGGGCGATAACATCTATGGCCAATTGGGAGATGGCACGGTCACCACTCGCCTTGCGCCGGTGGGGGTGAACGGGCTGAGTGGAGGAATGGCGGTGGCGGCGGGCAATGGCTTCTCGTTGGCGGTGCATTCCGGGGGGATGCTTCATGCGTGGGGCTACAACACGGATGGACAGCTCGGCCATGGAGGCCCTTCCGTGTACGTGACGGCCGCCGTGCGCTCCTTGCTGTATTGACCCGGCGCAAGGTCGCCCACCGTGGGCTGGCGTGTCTCGAGCGTGAGGCCGAGGCTCTCTGGCTCGGTCGCGAGGAGCGAAGGCGTTTCTTTCGGGCGCCTCAGATTGAGGAGCTGCTCTCTTTGCGGTGTCAGCAAGATCACCGTTGGCTGGCGCGCTGCAGCACGACGAGGCCAGAGAATGCCACCACGGGCAACACCGCGCCCGCGATGAGCATGGTGAGGTGCCAGCGCAGCGGCCGGGAGAGGCGGTGGACGAGCGGAGGGGAACGCGTTCCTAATACCGCTTGCTCAACGCCATCAGCAGCGCCAACAGCTTGGACGGCACGGGCGCACCGGGATGGAGACACAAACGTGATAACAGTATAAGTGTTTATTTCTTCTGTGTCGTATTTTTGACAGTTCTATCGTTTTTCCTTACTTCTCTGTCGCCCCTGGGCTGGACGCCATCACTCATTTCCAGGGTCTGGGAGAAGCGCATATGAAGCTACGTCAGGTTTCGGTGTTGGGCCTTGCAGCGCTGCCGTTCCTCGCGGGATGCGGAAGCAGCATCGAGGATGACATTCAGGGCAAGTGGGTCAGCACCACGTGCGAGGTTCGGCCGGGCCCCGAGAACTCGAAGCTCTACGTCAAGCGGGAGTACAACATCAAGGAGTCGAGCTGGTCGGGGACCCTGACGTTCTACGTGGACTCCGCCTGCGCGACGCCCAACGTGGTGGCCCTGGCCGAGGGGCCGTACAGCGTGACGAAGGATGAGGCGTCGGTGAAGGAGACCCACGAGGCCACCTTCACCCTTCAGACGATGAAGCTGACGCCCAAGAATGCCGGGATCGTCGAGTTCTTCAAGAGCCTGCCTGCTGGCACGTGTGGCACGGCGTCGGCGTGGGCGGTCGACAGCGCCCAGGACGTGACCCCCACGAAGGGCTGTGCGGCGCTTGGCGTCGACCTGCAGAACTGCGGTGTGGAGTACGAGCTGGTGAAGGTGGTGGACGACACGCTGCTGTTCGGCGCCCGCCCGGCGGATGGAAGCGGCCCCTGCTCCGCCGCGAAGCGCCCCACGACGGAGAGCTTCCAGCCCGCGCTCAAGAAGGCCGACTAAGCCTCGTCCCGCAGGGGCCGTTCCGCTGAGCGGAGACGGTGTGTCATCGTCTCCGCTTCTTGCGAGGCGGTTCTGACGCAGCAAGACAATCGCTGACGCGGCCAGACAGAGTCCGGCGCCGTTTCTGGCTTTGTGTCGTTGGGTGCGAAAAAGGCTCACGGGAAGGCTCAACGCCACTACCATCCGTTCAAGTTAAACTGATTGAACGGAGTAAGCATGAAGCGCCCTGCTGTCTGGTGGAAGTTTTCGTCGAGTGCAGCGCTCGCGCTGCTGTGGTTGGGCGCGTGTCACCCGGAGGATGCCGGCGAACCGGCGTCTTCGTTGCCGGAGCCCTCGGAAGAGGCCACCCCCCTCATGGGCACCGCGGCGGTGGCCTGGCCCAAGGTGCAGAGCGCGATCGCGGTGGATGCGGCGCTTGAGGCCAAGGTCGAGGCCCTGCTCGCGAGCATGACGCTCGAGGAAAAAGTCGGGCAGATGATGCAGGTGGAGATCGGCAACGTCACCCCGGCGGAGATCAAGCAGTACCACCTGGGCTCGGTGCTGAACGGAGGCGGTTCCTTTCCAGGAGGAAGGAAGAACGCCTCGGTGCAGGACTGGGTGATGCTCGCGGATCAGCTCTGGGATGCCTCGATGGATCCGTCGAAGGCCCGCCGGATCCCCATCATCTGGGGCACCGATGCCGTTCATGGTCACAACAACGTGCGCGGGGCCACGTTCTTCCCCCACAACATCGGTCTGGGCGCCGCCAATGATCCGGAGCTGATCCGGCGCATTGGTGAGGTGACCGCCCGCGAGGTGGCCCGCACGGGCGTGGACTGGGCGTTTGCCCCGACGATCGCGGTCGTGCGGGATGACCGCTGGGGCCGTACCTATGAGGGGTACTCGGAGGACCCTGCCGTGGTCGAGGCCTACGCGGGCAAGGCCGTGCAGGGTTTTCAAGGGTTGCTCGGCAAGGATGCCAAGTCCTCCGAGAAGGTGATCGCCACGGCCAAGCACTTCCTGGGAGATGGGGGAACCACCCGGGGGGTGGACCAAGGGGTGACCTCGGTGACCGAACAGGACCTGCGCGACATTCACGGCAAGGGCTACTTCACGGCGCTCGCCGCGGGCTCGCAGACGGTCATGGCGTCCTTCAACAGCTGGCAGGACACGGCGCTGGGGACAAACGCCAAGGCGCTCAAGATGCACGGCAACAAGTACCTGCTGACTGAAGTGCTGAAGAACCAGATGGGCTTCGACGGCTTCGTGGTCTCCGATTGGAACGGCCACGGACAGGTCAAGCGGAGCAACAGCGACTCGGCCATCGACTGCACCAACGGCAATTGCCCCCAGGCCATCAATGCGGGCATCGACATGGTGATGGTGCCCTACCGGGATGATTGGAAGGCGCTCATCACCAACACCCTGGCCTCGGTGCGCAATGGCCAGATTCCCGAGTCTCGCATCAACGATGCGGTGCGCCGCATCCTGCGGGTGAAGTACCGCGCCGGCCTCTTCGAGAAGCCCAAGCCCTCGTTGCGCAACACCTCGCGCGAAGTGGGGTCCGCCGAGCACCGGGCCGTGGCGCGCGAGGCCGTGCGCAAGT
Protein-coding sequences here:
- a CDS encoding RCC1 domain-containing protein; amino-acid sequence: MRKKAEGWTRWMLGIALGLWLALGWAEAGADEGKSRLAAGGSHSLAIRPDGTVWAAGSNTSGQLGDGTTSERRVPAQVVGLSDAVLVAAGSSHSLAIRSDGTAWAWGHNGSGELGDGTTFRRTRPVQVTGLSEAEAVAAGDGHSLVVRSDGTVWAWGWNSDGQLGDGTTRERHVPVQVAGLSGGVKVAAGDGHSLAVCLDGTVWAWGRNDSGQLGDGTTVQRSAPVQVAGLSGVVAVAAGSSHSLAVRSDGTVWAWGRNSDGQLGDGTTSARLTPVQVTGLSGGVAVAAGMFHSLAVRSDGTVWAWGQNTRGQLGDGSMTASLTPVQAIGLSEGEAVAAGETHSLVARSDGTVWAWGNNIEGQRGDGSAKTSTAPVQVTALSGGFTVAAGKAHALAVRSDGTVWAWGQNLFGQLGDGTRMQRTAPVQVTGLSGGVAVAAGDDHSLGLCLDGTVWAWGQNTSGQLGDGTTAQRPAPVQVTELSGVVAVAAGTSHSLAVSSDGTVWAWGSNASGQLGDGTTRARLTPVQVAGLSGVVAVAAGYFHSLAVRSDGTVWAWGNNSFFQLGDGTNTQRPTPVRVPGLSGGVAAAAGYFHSLVLRSDGTVWGWGNNAYGQLGNGTANASFSPVQVTGLSGGVAVAAGDFQSLAVRSDGTVRAWGDNIYGQLGDGTVTTRLAPVGVNGLSGGMAVAAGNGFSLAVHSGGMLHAWGYNTDGQLGHGGPSVYVTAAVRSLLY